In a genomic window of Glycine max cultivar Williams 82 chromosome 13, Glycine_max_v4.0, whole genome shotgun sequence:
- the LOC100808822 gene encoding proline-rich protein 4: MCWFLVILFLSLIYASLLEASHDKKLLSAVVVGSVYCDTCFQQNFSTRNHFISGAAVAVECKFGKSVPSFKKEVKTNYHGEFKVKLPFKVWKHAKRIKGCTFKLISSSEPHCSVASLATSSLVSLKAMKQGEHIFSAGLFSFKPTKKPNFCNHKQSVPNSKAHAKNEFPPNTNPSRLDKKLAEDTFFPFPPIPFLPPIPFLPPIQFPPIPFLPPIPFLPPNPFLPPTPFLPPQVPNPLQPLSPPPLFPPV, translated from the exons ATGTGTTGGTTTCTTGTAATTCTGTTTCTCAGTCTCATATATGCTAGTCTTTTAGAGGCTAGCCATGACAAGAAGCTTCTTTCTGCTGTTGTGGTTGGCAGTGTCTATTGTGACACATGTTTTCAACAGAATTTCTCTACGAGAAACCATTTCATTTCAG GTGCCGCAGTAGCTGTAGAATGCAAATTTGGGAAATCAGTACCAAGTTTCAAGAAAGAAGTGAAGACAAATTATCATGGTGAATTCAAAGTGAAGCTACCATTCAAAGTGTGGAAACATGCAAAGAGAATCAAGGGATGCACTTTCAAATTGATAAGTAGCAGTGAGCCACATTGTTCTGTGGCCTCACTTGCTACCTCTTCTCTAGTGAGTCTTAAGGCAATGAAGCAAGGAGAACACATATTCTCAGCTGGGTTGTTCTCATTCAAGCCTACCAAAAAGCCAAACTTTTGCAACCATAAACAAAGTGTTCCAAACTCCAAGGCACATGCAAAAAATGAATTTCCTCCAAATACAAACCCTTCTagattagataaaaaattaGCTGAGGATacctttttccctttccctccAATCCCATTTCTACCTCCAATTCCATTTCTTCCACCAATCCAGTTTCCTCCAATCCCATTCCTACCCCCAATCCCATTTCTCCCTCCAAATCCTTTTCTCCCTCCAACCCCATTTCTCCCTCCCCAGGTTCCTAATCCATTGCAACCATTAAGCCCACCACCACTCTTCCCCCCAGTCTAG